In Rhodothermus marinus DSM 4252, a single genomic region encodes these proteins:
- a CDS encoding O-antigen ligase family protein: MKRTRKFELGWHAVSFILLTGVLVSFTHADTSNIADSNIAEGLSVNRMTLAIAFSPVVLLVFHLIKTINIFLKRGKILLLLLVWVMMSSIWSANSQITILRGFVICLGTLYGMLLYIRYGFDDILKVMGVSFGIILISSLLAVMLFPNWSIMEYPHQGAWKGILFHKNALGRYSALSFVVFWSLYRRYLSKQWLFFVLISLLAIVGSKSATSLILVVCIFFMLKFLEFFGTRTASSRLILGANIIAVMYMLFVFVWLKNEYLHHFVENFLKVLGKDPTLTGRLVIWRLLINMGVDKIWTGYGFGAFWQGYQGPSAVIWQLAGPWPNAHNGYLEILLSIGIFGFIMSIVLLFELLYWGMRMYYRNPLCYKNLFLCGCGIYFVLSNLSGSFFLSSGVTTGIFYWILFVFNYLVVKDLRRGEKWVKMATKP; this comes from the coding sequence ATGAAGAGAACGAGAAAGTTTGAACTAGGATGGCATGCAGTTTCTTTTATTTTACTAACAGGTGTACTTGTTTCTTTTACGCATGCTGATACTTCAAATATAGCTGATTCAAATATAGCTGAAGGCTTGTCGGTAAATAGAATGACACTTGCAATAGCATTTTCTCCCGTTGTTTTGTTAGTTTTTCATCTAATAAAAACTATTAATATTTTTCTTAAGAGGGGAAAAATTTTGCTGTTGTTGTTAGTATGGGTGATGATGTCAAGTATCTGGTCTGCTAATTCTCAAATAACCATTTTGAGAGGTTTTGTTATATGTCTAGGAACGTTATATGGTATGCTATTATATATTAGGTATGGATTTGATGACATATTAAAAGTTATGGGTGTGTCGTTTGGTATAATATTGATTTCTAGTTTATTGGCAGTAATGCTGTTTCCTAATTGGTCAATTATGGAATACCCACATCAAGGTGCTTGGAAAGGAATTTTGTTTCACAAAAATGCTTTAGGAAGGTATTCTGCATTATCTTTTGTGGTTTTTTGGTCGTTATATAGGAGATACTTATCTAAGCAATGGTTGTTTTTTGTGTTGATTTCATTGCTTGCTATTGTTGGGTCTAAATCAGCAACTAGTTTAATATTGGTAGTTTGTATATTCTTTATGCTTAAATTTCTTGAATTTTTTGGAACTAGAACTGCTTCTTCAAGATTAATATTGGGAGCTAATATAATTGCTGTTATGTATATGCTATTTGTTTTTGTATGGTTAAAAAATGAATATCTACATCATTTTGTGGAAAATTTTCTTAAAGTCTTAGGAAAGGATCCAACCCTTACAGGAAGATTAGTAATCTGGCGGTTGCTTATTAATATGGGAGTAGATAAAATTTGGACTGGTTATGGATTTGGGGCATTTTGGCAGGGTTATCAGGGTCCTTCTGCTGTTATATGGCAATTGGCTGGTCCATGGCCTAATGCTCATAACGGATATCTGGAAATTTTACTTTCTATCGGTATTTTTGGATTTATTATGTCAATTGTGCTATTGTTTGAATTACTGTATTGGGGCATGAGAATGTATTATCGAAATCCGCTCTGTTATAAAAATTTGTTTTTATGTGGATGTGGAATTTATTTTGTTCTAAGCAACTTATCTGGCAGTTTCTTTTTATCGAGTGGAGTTACAACTGGAATTTTTTATTGGATACTGTTTGTGTTTAATTACTTGGTCGTAAAAGATCTTAGAAGAGGTGAAAAATGGGTTAAGATGGCCACCAAGCCGTAG
- a CDS encoding glycosyltransferase family 4 protein produces MEILRTNPHEACKKYEKRKKIINLVTQMEMGGAQKAAYLICKELIRREYDAEIWFLYKKRPGYEKYGFVKCLYDKKPDNLIEFIRLLLKLFFWMKKARPEGVITYTHYANIIGNLVALIAGISNRMATQHSPSWSYPHLARLLDKLFGTIGVYTSNVYVSESLAESFLNYPKSYKQRSRVIVNGLPTPKSSFDSKEKAKSYFGFSENTIVLSNVGRLSYPKNQLFLLQVISNINDPDVVLVIAGEGELRMEIESEIYRRKLSDRVFLLGELPYEKVCDLLLASDIFVFPSLYESFGYALVEAMMMGLPVIASDIPAHREVVADAGILLSLDDLKEWCLKIECLVRNENKRLELSKKAQLRSQVFELEKMVDGYLKTLFGLK; encoded by the coding sequence ATGGAAATACTGAGGACGAACCCCCATGAAGCATGTAAAAAATATGAAAAGAGAAAGAAAATAATTAATTTGGTGACGCAAATGGAAATGGGAGGTGCTCAAAAAGCAGCTTACTTGATTTGTAAAGAGCTTATTAGACGTGAGTATGATGCTGAAATTTGGTTTTTATACAAAAAAAGGCCTGGTTATGAAAAATATGGATTTGTTAAATGTTTATATGATAAAAAGCCTGATAATTTAATTGAATTTATCCGCTTATTGTTGAAATTGTTTTTTTGGATGAAAAAAGCTAGACCTGAAGGGGTTATAACATATACACATTATGCTAATATAATTGGAAATTTAGTGGCGTTGATAGCAGGGATATCTAATCGTATGGCTACTCAACATAGTCCTTCTTGGTCTTATCCACATTTAGCACGTTTATTAGATAAATTATTTGGTACAATCGGTGTTTATACTTCTAACGTGTATGTATCTGAAAGTTTGGCTGAGTCATTTTTGAATTATCCAAAAAGCTATAAGCAAAGAAGTCGAGTTATAGTAAATGGATTGCCAACGCCAAAATCTAGTTTTGATTCGAAAGAAAAGGCTAAATCATATTTTGGTTTTTCTGAAAATACAATTGTTTTGTCTAATGTGGGTAGATTGTCTTATCCAAAAAATCAGCTTTTTCTGTTGCAGGTTATTTCTAATATAAATGACCCTGATGTTGTTTTGGTAATTGCTGGCGAGGGTGAATTAAGAATGGAGATAGAAAGCGAGATATACCGGAGGAAATTGAGTGATAGAGTATTTTTGTTGGGGGAATTGCCATATGAAAAAGTTTGTGATCTATTGTTGGCCTCCGATATTTTTGTTTTTCCTTCATTATATGAATCCTTTGGTTATGCGTTAGTTGAAGCAATGATGATGGGATTGCCAGTTATTGCCAGTGATATACCTGCTCATAGAGAAGTAGTAGCTGATGCTGGCATTTTACTGTCTTTAGATGATTTGAAAGAGTGGTGCTTGAAAATTGAATGTCTTGTAAGGAATGAAAATAAAAGATTAGAATTGAGCAAGAAAGCTCAATTACGGTCTCAGGTATTTGAGCTTGAAAAGATGGTCGATGGCTACCTGAAAACTTTATTCGGATTAAAATGA
- a CDS encoding WecB/TagA/CpsF family glycosyltransferase codes for MRISLLGVTVNAVTIEDLNLCIAASVERNERWIIANHNLRSVYLFHRDPEMRSFFTHALIVHIDGMPLVYWARLLGYPVRKEHRVTYVDWVHPLMAMAEAEGWRVFYLGGKPGVAAQAAQKLQERYPRLMIQTHHGYFTPEENETVLQEIAEFQPHVLMVGMGMPRQEHWVLDNLDRIQANAILTAGACFDYIAGAIPTPPRWMGRMGLEWLYRLFSEPRRLWRRYLVEPWALLPLFLKDLMNIREHRRRAQRLASNTTRRVTAESVSEKLS; via the coding sequence ATGCGCATTTCTTTACTTGGTGTAACAGTCAATGCGGTTACTATTGAAGATCTGAACTTATGTATTGCTGCATCTGTTGAGCGCAACGAGCGTTGGATAATAGCAAACCACAATTTGCGAAGTGTTTATCTTTTTCACAGGGATCCTGAGATGCGTTCTTTTTTTACGCATGCTCTAATTGTTCACATCGATGGAATGCCTCTGGTGTACTGGGCGCGGTTGTTGGGGTATCCGGTCCGTAAGGAGCACCGGGTGACCTATGTGGACTGGGTCCATCCCCTGATGGCTATGGCCGAAGCGGAGGGATGGCGGGTCTTTTATCTGGGGGGCAAGCCCGGCGTGGCAGCTCAGGCGGCGCAGAAGCTGCAGGAGCGCTATCCGCGGTTAATGATCCAGACCCATCACGGGTACTTCACCCCGGAAGAAAACGAAACCGTACTTCAGGAGATTGCCGAATTTCAACCGCACGTACTGATGGTCGGGATGGGCATGCCGCGGCAGGAACACTGGGTGCTGGACAATCTGGATCGCATTCAGGCCAATGCCATTCTTACCGCCGGGGCCTGTTTCGATTACATCGCGGGGGCGATTCCGACGCCCCCGCGATGGATGGGACGGATGGGGCTGGAATGGCTCTACCGTCTGTTTTCGGAGCCGCGGCGCCTGTGGCGACGCTATCTGGTAGAACCCTGGGCGCTCTTGCCGCTATTTCTGAAAGATCTCATGAATATTCGTGAACATCGCCGGCGGGCTCAGCGGCTGGCATCGAATACGACGCGACGGGTGACGGCCGAGTCTGTGAGTGAAAAGCTTTCCTGA
- a CDS encoding endo-1,4-beta-xylanase, with protein sequence MTKLLVFCLMFGSAAAFWYLLQQSPPESTYSGPDSTWYAEAARRIDSLRKGWITIEVRDMQGRPLTGASVRLQMQRHAFIFGSAVSAQLLTGTDSTSARYRERVRQLFNRVTLENDLKWGPWLAETPRYNRAQTFRALDWLRAQHIPVRGHALVWGYVRENDPVRYHPAHPERYRTALRMHLQEKMTAVGDRVVEWDAINHIAAGGSRRLDQLYSPSFWLELLRLADSLRVPDQRLFVNEGRILITDRRNRRAAYYEVLRYLTEHEAPFDGIGMMGHFTPQTLTAPRRLWAILDSFAVFNRPILITEFDVRFGRQGEHYRLSPQEEALQAAYTRDFLTAMFSHPAVEGVLLWGFWEGRHWYPSAALYRQDWSIKPNGRVWEDLVFRQWWTDTTATTDARGRVRLRGFKGAYQLTVTYGALRHQESFSLTDSAVTRRVVFDASR encoded by the coding sequence ATGACAAAGCTCCTGGTTTTCTGCTTGATGTTCGGCTCCGCGGCAGCGTTCTGGTACCTGTTGCAGCAATCTCCACCTGAATCGACATACAGCGGCCCCGACAGCACCTGGTACGCTGAGGCCGCCCGTCGCATTGATTCTCTGCGCAAAGGGTGGATCACCATCGAAGTACGCGACATGCAGGGACGACCGCTGACCGGAGCCTCGGTCAGGCTACAAATGCAACGTCATGCATTCATTTTCGGATCGGCGGTCAGCGCCCAACTCCTGACCGGAACCGACAGCACGTCGGCTCGCTACCGGGAACGCGTCCGCCAGCTGTTCAACAGGGTAACACTGGAAAATGACCTGAAATGGGGCCCCTGGCTCGCCGAAACACCACGGTATAATCGTGCTCAGACATTTCGTGCATTGGACTGGCTACGCGCGCAGCATATTCCTGTCCGTGGCCATGCGCTGGTATGGGGATATGTCCGGGAGAACGACCCTGTTCGCTATCACCCAGCGCATCCAGAACGTTACCGCACCGCGTTGCGAATGCATCTGCAGGAAAAAATGACCGCGGTCGGAGATCGCGTCGTTGAATGGGATGCCATTAACCACATTGCAGCCGGAGGATCGCGCCGTCTCGACCAGCTCTACAGCCCATCGTTCTGGCTGGAATTGCTGCGGCTGGCCGACAGTTTGCGTGTCCCCGACCAGCGGCTTTTTGTCAACGAAGGTCGTATCCTGATCACGGATCGGCGCAACCGACGGGCGGCCTACTATGAGGTGCTTCGCTACCTGACCGAGCACGAAGCTCCTTTCGATGGCATCGGAATGATGGGGCATTTTACGCCGCAGACACTCACCGCACCGCGCAGGCTGTGGGCCATTCTGGACTCCTTTGCCGTCTTCAATCGCCCCATTCTGATCACAGAATTCGATGTACGCTTCGGCCGTCAGGGTGAACACTACCGGCTCTCACCGCAAGAAGAGGCCCTGCAGGCCGCCTATACCCGGGATTTCCTGACAGCTATGTTCAGCCATCCGGCCGTAGAAGGAGTGCTCCTCTGGGGTTTCTGGGAAGGACGCCACTGGTATCCCTCGGCTGCACTCTATCGTCAGGATTGGTCCATCAAACCCAACGGACGCGTCTGGGAAGACCTCGTCTTTCGGCAGTGGTGGACCGATACGACCGCCACAACCGATGCACGGGGACGTGTTCGGCTACGTGGGTTCAAAGGCGCTTATCAGCTTACAGTAACGTATGGCGCCCTGCGCCATCAGGAAAGCTTTTCACTCACAGACTCGGCCGTCACCCGTCGCGTCGTATTCGATGCCAGCCGCTGA
- a CDS encoding exopolysaccharide biosynthesis polyprenyl glycosylphosphotransferase, which yields MTVTDTTAYQFVHVGPRNRLLYHRRRVQDAAVLALAEGLALLVALGLANRLDLWLTGAASWPTWAWGMPLLWWMVAVFSRLLPGWGLGAAEELRRIVIGLMSIFVGVAALLFLTKRASGDGRFLLATGWVLATGAVPLARWLAKRWLIYKKRWGAPTVIYGANGIVEEVIEMLRQEAGLGYQPIGVFYADEACVGDRMADLPVMGGLWHNTPDAPVAVLALPGIAPEMLSELLDGPLSIYKQVILILDLSDVPSLWVRPCNLSGRLALEITPNLFDPVAQTIKRTMDLVLVVGTMPIWMPLVGLLALAVWLEDRQKPFFTQERIGRNGRRFRVIKLRTMRPDAEAVLRRYLEENPEARAEWAASFKLKNDPRITRVGRWLRKLSLDELPQLFNVLRGEMSLVGPRPLPAYHHDELPHLVQQLRVRVRPGMTGLWQVNGRSDAGNEGMARWDAFYIRNWSIWLDLVILVRTIRVVIKGHGAY from the coding sequence ATGACAGTAACGGATACGACGGCCTATCAATTCGTTCACGTTGGTCCCCGGAATCGCCTGCTCTATCACCGTCGCCGCGTGCAGGACGCGGCCGTGCTGGCGCTGGCCGAAGGCCTGGCGTTGCTGGTGGCGCTGGGGCTGGCCAATCGCCTCGACCTCTGGCTGACCGGGGCCGCCTCGTGGCCGACCTGGGCCTGGGGGATGCCGCTGCTCTGGTGGATGGTGGCCGTCTTCAGTCGCCTGCTCCCCGGCTGGGGACTCGGCGCGGCCGAAGAACTGCGCCGCATCGTGATCGGGCTGATGTCGATCTTTGTCGGGGTGGCCGCCCTGCTGTTTCTGACGAAGCGCGCCTCCGGCGATGGTCGCTTCCTGCTGGCCACCGGCTGGGTGCTGGCCACGGGAGCCGTCCCGCTGGCCCGTTGGCTGGCCAAACGCTGGCTGATTTACAAAAAACGCTGGGGCGCACCCACCGTGATCTACGGCGCCAACGGGATCGTGGAGGAGGTGATCGAGATGCTGCGCCAGGAAGCCGGGCTGGGGTACCAGCCCATCGGTGTGTTTTACGCGGACGAAGCCTGCGTGGGCGATCGGATGGCCGACCTTCCGGTGATGGGCGGGCTCTGGCACAATACCCCGGATGCGCCGGTGGCCGTCCTGGCATTGCCCGGCATTGCGCCGGAAATGCTTTCCGAGTTGCTCGACGGCCCGCTGTCGATCTATAAACAGGTCATTCTGATTCTCGATCTTTCCGACGTGCCGTCGCTCTGGGTGCGGCCCTGCAACCTGTCGGGCCGACTGGCGCTGGAGATCACCCCCAATCTGTTCGATCCCGTTGCCCAGACAATCAAGCGCACGATGGATCTGGTGCTGGTGGTGGGGACCATGCCGATCTGGATGCCGCTGGTCGGCCTGCTGGCCCTGGCCGTCTGGCTTGAGGACCGCCAGAAGCCGTTCTTTACGCAGGAACGCATCGGGCGCAACGGACGACGGTTTCGCGTGATCAAATTGCGCACGATGCGGCCCGACGCCGAAGCGGTTCTACGGCGCTATCTCGAGGAAAACCCGGAAGCCCGGGCGGAGTGGGCGGCAAGCTTCAAACTCAAAAACGACCCACGCATTACCCGGGTAGGACGCTGGCTGCGCAAGCTTTCGCTGGATGAACTGCCGCAGCTGTTCAACGTGCTGCGCGGCGAGATGTCGCTGGTGGGACCCCGACCGCTGCCGGCCTATCATCACGACGAATTGCCCCATCTGGTGCAGCAGTTGCGCGTGCGCGTGCGGCCCGGCATGACGGGACTCTGGCAGGTCAACGGCCGGAGCGACGCCGGCAACGAAGGCATGGCCCGCTGGGACGCGTTCTACATCCGTAACTGGTCGATCTGGCTGGATCTGGTGATTCTGGTGCGAACCATCCGGGTGGTGATCAAAGGACATGGGGCGTATTGA
- a CDS encoding capsule assembly Wzi family protein: MVCWTTSLAQVQSVVSTLSIESGLVAATGDSLPLWLHANRLGTVDQTGANAYLQLAGALRGRLHGSWRWEAGARMLGRRAPHATLFFPELYAGVSGRLVRLWVGRRAYEIGETAGPLSMGSLDTGLNATPLPKMVIETPGYLPVPWTNGHLEIRGYLAHGWFNDPRDTRGAYLHQKFLYGRLKVWGWQLYGGLVHDAQWGGTSPIYGPQPDGIDDWWRVFWGMAGAPDAPPADQIYYQGNHLGIWDVGLKGQIGGVALHVYRHFLFNDKDGLKLKNPGDGLLGVALTFENLPVAQVVYEYLYSKRQSGPIPPGPGRGGPGGQDNYYNHWLYRSGWTYYGRTISNPLFFPYPDGQIVRGERIANNRIVAHHVGLQGELPGRVGYTFKVTYSRNYGTYRARDAAREAGVPYFYEHGPRQWSWYMALSRSLSPQLMLRLALAHDQGAVYPRRTGWEIGLRWQRR, encoded by the coding sequence ATGGTATGCTGGACAACGTCGCTGGCTCAGGTCCAGTCGGTAGTATCGACGCTATCCATCGAATCCGGCCTGGTCGCGGCGACGGGCGATTCGCTGCCGCTCTGGCTACATGCGAACCGGCTGGGCACGGTGGACCAGACCGGCGCCAACGCCTATCTGCAGCTTGCGGGCGCGCTCCGGGGTCGGCTGCACGGAAGCTGGCGCTGGGAGGCCGGCGCCCGGATGCTCGGACGACGTGCCCCGCATGCCACGCTGTTCTTTCCGGAACTCTACGCGGGCGTGAGCGGCCGCCTGGTGCGGCTCTGGGTTGGTCGCCGTGCCTACGAGATCGGCGAGACGGCCGGGCCGCTCTCGATGGGGTCGCTGGATACCGGTCTGAATGCTACGCCGCTACCGAAAATGGTGATCGAGACGCCGGGCTACCTGCCGGTTCCCTGGACAAATGGCCACCTGGAGATCCGTGGGTATCTGGCGCATGGCTGGTTCAATGACCCGCGGGATACACGGGGGGCCTACCTGCATCAGAAGTTTCTCTATGGGCGATTGAAGGTTTGGGGCTGGCAGTTATATGGAGGACTAGTGCATGATGCCCAATGGGGAGGCACTTCGCCGATCTATGGCCCGCAGCCCGACGGAATCGACGACTGGTGGCGGGTATTCTGGGGCATGGCCGGGGCGCCAGATGCCCCTCCTGCTGATCAGATCTACTACCAGGGCAACCATCTGGGCATCTGGGACGTGGGCCTGAAAGGCCAGATAGGCGGCGTAGCACTACACGTCTACCGCCACTTTCTCTTCAACGACAAAGACGGGCTCAAGCTGAAGAATCCGGGCGATGGATTGCTGGGCGTGGCGCTGACATTCGAAAACCTGCCGGTCGCGCAGGTCGTGTACGAATACCTGTATTCGAAGCGCCAGAGCGGACCGATTCCGCCGGGGCCCGGGCGTGGCGGGCCGGGCGGACAGGACAACTACTACAACCACTGGCTGTATCGGTCCGGCTGGACCTACTACGGACGCACGATCAGCAACCCGCTCTTTTTCCCGTATCCGGACGGCCAGATCGTCCGTGGGGAGCGCATTGCAAACAACCGAATCGTGGCCCATCATGTGGGGCTGCAGGGGGAGCTGCCTGGGCGGGTAGGCTACACATTCAAGGTGACCTACTCCCGCAACTACGGCACCTACCGGGCGCGGGATGCAGCACGGGAGGCCGGCGTACCTTACTTCTACGAACATGGGCCGCGGCAATGGAGCTGGTACATGGCCCTGAGCCGGTCGCTGTCGCCGCAACTTATGCTGCGCCTGGCGCTGGCGCACGACCAGGGTGCGGTCTATCCACGGCGTACTGGATGGGAGATCGGTCTGCGCTGGCAGCGGCGCTGA
- a CDS encoding M1 family metallopeptidase: MLTPDRKRPKRSRIALPGLICWVLLLVAQTACAQRQLGARVTNHSGGPLLSEQAAYDVTFYELALRVEPDARRIDGTLTVQARVVHPLIWFVLDLDTVLTVRRVEEHVAGRWVPRAFEHRPDGRIWTHLAHTRQPGQQLVLRVHYGGVPREAPYPPWIGGFTWARTADGRPWIATSNQGEGADLWWPCKDHPSDEPDSMALHITVPEPLVVASNGRLRRVERHADGTRTYHWFVSTPINNYGVALNIAPYRTVDTTYVSVAGDTVPVTFWVLPEREADARRMLPEFLDHLAFYERLLGPYPFRADKYGIAHTPFLGMEHQTIIAYGSDFSDQPYGYDWLHHHELGHEWWGNLVTAYDWKDFWLHEGFCTYMQALYAEQRFGPEAYRAELMRYRSALRNRRPIAPRTSKTTTEMYFADPATGQTDNDIYYKGAWVLHTLRYLIGDEAFFRALRRMAYPDPALERVADGRQCRFATTDDFVTLVEEITGRELDWFFEVYVRRAELPRLVVTRAPDRLILRWETPDALPFPMPVEVQIGDTRRRIPMPDGEAVVPLGELEPEPLIDPDHRILRDED; encoded by the coding sequence ATGCTGACGCCAGACAGAAAACGACCGAAACGCTCCCGGATCGCCCTGCCGGGGCTGATCTGCTGGGTGTTGCTGCTGGTCGCACAGACCGCCTGCGCGCAGCGACAGTTGGGCGCGCGCGTGACGAACCACTCCGGTGGACCGCTGCTTTCCGAGCAGGCCGCCTATGATGTGACCTTTTATGAGCTGGCGTTGCGCGTCGAGCCGGACGCCCGCCGCATCGACGGCACGCTGACGGTGCAGGCCCGCGTCGTGCATCCGCTCATCTGGTTCGTGCTCGACCTCGACACGGTGCTGACCGTCCGACGTGTCGAAGAACATGTGGCGGGGCGGTGGGTGCCGCGCGCGTTCGAGCACCGACCGGACGGCCGCATCTGGACGCACCTGGCCCACACCCGCCAGCCAGGCCAGCAACTCGTGCTCCGCGTGCATTACGGCGGCGTGCCCCGCGAGGCGCCCTACCCGCCGTGGATCGGCGGCTTCACCTGGGCCCGCACGGCCGACGGCCGCCCCTGGATCGCCACCTCCAACCAGGGCGAAGGGGCCGACCTCTGGTGGCCCTGCAAGGACCACCCCTCGGACGAACCCGACTCGATGGCGCTGCACATCACGGTCCCCGAGCCGCTCGTGGTGGCCAGCAACGGCCGCCTGCGCCGCGTCGAGCGGCACGCCGACGGCACGCGCACCTACCACTGGTTCGTCTCGACCCCCATCAACAACTACGGCGTGGCGCTGAACATCGCGCCCTACCGGACCGTCGATACCACCTACGTCAGCGTGGCCGGCGACACCGTACCGGTCACCTTCTGGGTCCTGCCCGAGCGCGAGGCCGACGCCCGCCGCATGCTGCCGGAGTTTCTCGATCACCTGGCCTTCTACGAGCGCCTGCTGGGACCCTATCCGTTCCGGGCCGACAAGTACGGCATCGCACACACGCCCTTCCTGGGCATGGAGCACCAGACGATCATCGCCTACGGCAGCGACTTTTCGGACCAGCCCTATGGCTACGACTGGCTGCACCACCACGAGCTGGGCCATGAGTGGTGGGGCAACCTGGTGACGGCCTACGACTGGAAGGACTTCTGGCTGCACGAGGGCTTCTGCACCTACATGCAGGCGCTCTACGCCGAGCAGCGCTTCGGACCGGAGGCCTACCGGGCCGAACTGATGCGCTACCGATCCGCCCTCCGCAACCGGCGGCCCATCGCGCCCCGCACCTCGAAGACCACGACCGAAATGTACTTTGCCGATCCGGCCACGGGCCAGACGGACAACGACATCTACTACAAGGGCGCCTGGGTGCTCCACACGCTGCGCTATCTGATCGGCGACGAGGCGTTCTTCCGGGCGCTGCGCCGCATGGCCTATCCCGATCCGGCCCTGGAGCGCGTCGCCGACGGCCGTCAGTGCCGCTTCGCCACCACGGACGACTTCGTCACGCTGGTGGAGGAGATCACCGGCCGGGAGCTGGACTGGTTCTTCGAAGTGTACGTGCGCCGCGCCGAACTGCCCCGGCTGGTCGTGACACGCGCGCCGGATCGGCTCATTCTGCGCTGGGAGACGCCGGACGCGCTCCCGTTCCCGATGCCCGTCGAGGTGCAGATCGGCGACACCCGGCGCCGCATTCCCATGCCGGACGGCGAGGCCGTCGTGCCGCTGGGCGAACTCGAACCCGAGCCGCTCATCGACCCGGATCACCGGATTCTGCGGGATGAGGATTGA